One Synechococcus sp. CC9605 genomic window carries:
- the purD gene encoding phosphoribosylamine--glycine ligase translates to MAISSTRPNTLPALQRALVVGGGGREQALTWALARCPGLETVWITPGNGGAEGSALAVGETDRAGLIALCQQNGIDLVVVGPEAPLAAGVADALREAGFDVFGPGAEGAQLEASKAWAKQLMQEAGVPTAGHWAVASEAEALAVLQEVQRPLVVKADGLAAGKGVTVADSVEESETAIREAFEGRFGAAGSQLVLEERMEGPEVSVFALCDGERMVLLPPAQDHKRLNEGDCGPNTGGMGAYAPAPLLDAEGLEDVRRIVLEPTLKALRQRGIDYRGVIYAGLMITADGPQVIEFNCRFGDPECQTLMPLLGPELGAVLQACALGRLDLAPQLSIAERCSACVVAAAEGYPESPRKGDAIRIDLAPSPDHQLFHAGTRRDNSGELLTAGGRVLAVVAQGDDFDTAFAGAYDGLNQLDYAGITYRRDIGHQVRSGG, encoded by the coding sequence ATGGCCATTTCGTCCACCCGTCCCAACACGCTGCCTGCCCTCCAACGCGCCCTCGTCGTCGGTGGCGGCGGCAGAGAACAGGCCCTGACCTGGGCCCTGGCCCGTTGTCCGGGCCTGGAGACGGTCTGGATCACCCCTGGCAACGGTGGCGCTGAAGGCAGCGCCCTGGCGGTGGGCGAAACCGATCGCGCTGGGTTGATCGCGCTGTGCCAGCAGAACGGCATCGACCTGGTGGTGGTGGGTCCGGAAGCGCCGCTGGCCGCTGGAGTTGCCGATGCCCTGCGAGAGGCGGGCTTCGACGTGTTCGGCCCTGGAGCAGAGGGGGCCCAGTTGGAGGCGAGCAAAGCCTGGGCCAAGCAGCTGATGCAAGAGGCGGGGGTGCCCACGGCGGGCCACTGGGCGGTGGCCAGTGAAGCCGAAGCCCTGGCGGTGTTGCAGGAGGTCCAACGTCCTCTGGTGGTCAAGGCCGATGGCTTGGCCGCCGGCAAGGGCGTCACGGTGGCGGACAGCGTGGAGGAGTCGGAAACCGCCATCCGCGAAGCCTTTGAAGGGCGATTCGGGGCTGCAGGCTCCCAGCTGGTGTTGGAGGAGCGGATGGAGGGCCCTGAAGTTTCGGTGTTTGCCCTCTGCGATGGGGAGCGGATGGTGCTCTTGCCCCCGGCGCAGGACCACAAACGGCTCAACGAAGGCGATTGCGGCCCCAACACCGGCGGCATGGGCGCCTATGCCCCCGCCCCACTGCTGGATGCCGAGGGCCTCGAAGACGTGCGCCGCATCGTGCTGGAGCCCACCCTCAAGGCCCTGCGCCAACGCGGAATCGATTATCGCGGCGTGATCTATGCCGGCCTAATGATCACGGCCGACGGCCCCCAGGTGATCGAGTTCAACTGTCGCTTTGGCGATCCCGAATGCCAGACGTTGATGCCACTGCTCGGCCCGGAGCTCGGCGCCGTGCTGCAGGCCTGTGCTCTGGGTCGCCTTGATCTGGCCCCTCAGCTGAGCATCGCCGAACGCTGCAGTGCCTGCGTTGTGGCGGCCGCCGAGGGCTACCCCGAGTCCCCCCGCAAGGGCGATGCGATCCGCATCGACCTTGCCCCCAGCCCAGACCATCAGCTGTTTCACGCCGGCACCCGCCGAGACAACTCCGGCGAACTGCTCACCGCCGGAGGCCGGGTGCTTGCCGTCGTCGCCCAGGGCGATGACTTCGATACCGCCTTCGCCGGGGCCTACGACGGTCTCAATCAGCTCGATTACGCCGGAATCACCTACCGTCGAGACATCGGCCATCAGGTGCGCTCGGGCGGATGA
- a CDS encoding ATP-binding protein yields MSSGSGAAIADWALPPNGKPPGEDQNLWDRITAWWAEFTLQTKLLAIATLVVSLMMTGITFFALNGIQRDAVMNDTRYARDLGLLLAGNVTELVAQGQDRELANVAEKFWRSSRSVRYIFFADPEGVVYLGIPISATPSSGDGELRLNRRLELPDELRRRPQNPLVRQHLTPQGAVTDVFVPLIRGGQYYGVLGLGVNPNETALASAALTREVTVAVFISIWVLVILGAVFNALTITRPVKELLRGVRSVASGNFGARVDLPVGGELGELLTGFNAMASQLEAYDEANIEELTAAQVKQQSLIATMADGAMLLDADGRIVLANPTARRLFRWEGRSLEGQELVGELPELLAIELHSPLDALLGGGSDSEDLRCSVGEPARTLRIVLQAVRDASGETLKGIAVTIQDLTREVELNAAQSRFISNVSHELRTPLFNIKSYVETLHDLGDQLSPDEQKEFLGVANDETDRLTRLVNDVLDLSRLESGRTLQFEPISMRPAMEQTLRTYRLNAEDREVELVLDVPEDLPDVLGNWDLLLQVLDNLMGNALKFSRPGGPLALRAYPWPDTCSVEGTAITGTDGPTCALTSPLPKLRVEIADTGCGISSTDQERIFDRFFRVENAVHTEVGTGLGLSIVRGILEKHGAQVQMASEPEVGTTFWFDLPLAKADKDELQLQAERRSRNAIAEAVEL; encoded by the coding sequence ATGAGCAGCGGCAGCGGAGCAGCAATCGCTGATTGGGCGCTTCCCCCCAATGGCAAACCGCCAGGGGAGGACCAGAACCTTTGGGACCGCATCACCGCCTGGTGGGCGGAATTCACCCTCCAGACCAAGCTGCTGGCGATTGCCACCCTGGTGGTGAGCCTGATGATGACGGGCATCACCTTCTTCGCTCTAAATGGCATTCAGCGCGATGCCGTGATGAACGACACGCGCTACGCCCGGGATCTGGGCCTGCTGCTGGCTGGCAACGTCACTGAACTGGTGGCGCAGGGGCAGGACCGTGAGCTGGCCAACGTCGCCGAAAAGTTCTGGCGCTCCAGCCGCAGCGTCCGCTACATATTCTTCGCCGATCCCGAAGGCGTCGTTTATCTGGGGATCCCGATCAGCGCCACCCCCAGCAGTGGGGATGGGGAGCTTCGTCTCAACCGACGTCTGGAACTGCCCGATGAGCTGCGTCGACGCCCACAGAACCCCCTGGTGCGGCAACACCTCACACCCCAGGGTGCCGTCACTGATGTGTTCGTCCCTCTTATCCGGGGGGGTCAGTACTACGGCGTTCTCGGCCTCGGGGTGAACCCGAATGAGACCGCCCTGGCCAGCGCAGCCCTCACGAGGGAAGTAACGGTGGCCGTGTTCATCTCGATCTGGGTGCTGGTGATCCTTGGCGCGGTGTTCAACGCCCTCACCATCACTCGACCGGTGAAGGAACTGCTGCGGGGGGTGCGCTCCGTCGCCTCCGGCAACTTCGGTGCCCGGGTTGATCTGCCAGTTGGAGGGGAATTGGGGGAGTTGCTCACCGGCTTCAACGCGATGGCCTCCCAGCTCGAGGCCTATGACGAGGCCAACATCGAGGAGCTCACGGCCGCCCAGGTGAAGCAACAGTCGTTAATCGCTACCATGGCCGATGGCGCCATGCTGCTGGATGCCGACGGCCGCATCGTGTTGGCCAATCCCACGGCGCGGCGTTTGTTCCGCTGGGAAGGGCGCAGCCTTGAAGGCCAGGAGCTGGTGGGGGAACTGCCGGAGTTGCTGGCCATCGAACTGCACAGTCCCCTCGATGCTCTGCTCGGTGGCGGCTCTGATAGTGAAGACCTGCGCTGCAGCGTGGGGGAACCGGCCCGCACCCTGCGAATCGTCCTGCAGGCGGTGCGTGATGCCAGTGGTGAAACCCTCAAGGGCATCGCCGTCACCATCCAGGACCTCACCCGCGAGGTGGAGCTGAATGCGGCCCAGAGCCGTTTCATCAGCAACGTCTCCCATGAACTGCGCACGCCGCTGTTCAACATCAAGAGCTACGTCGAAACCCTGCACGACCTCGGCGATCAGCTCAGCCCCGATGAACAAAAAGAGTTTCTCGGGGTCGCCAACGACGAAACCGATCGACTCACCCGGCTGGTGAACGATGTGCTGGATCTCTCCCGGCTGGAGTCGGGTCGAACCCTGCAGTTCGAACCGATCAGCATGCGCCCAGCCATGGAGCAGACCCTACGCACCTACCGGCTGAATGCCGAAGATCGCGAGGTGGAACTGGTTCTCGATGTTCCCGAAGATCTGCCTGATGTTTTGGGGAACTGGGACCTGCTGCTGCAGGTGCTCGACAATTTGATGGGCAATGCCCTCAAGTTCAGCCGACCCGGTGGCCCCCTCGCGCTGCGGGCCTATCCCTGGCCCGACACCTGTTCTGTGGAGGGAACGGCGATCACCGGCACTGACGGACCCACCTGCGCCCTCACCTCACCGCTGCCAAAGCTGAGGGTGGAGATCGCCGACACGGGCTGCGGCATCAGCAGCACTGATCAGGAGCGCATTTTCGATCGCTTCTTCCGGGTCGAAAACGCCGTTCACACGGAAGTTGGCACCGGGCTGGGTCTCTCGATCGTGCGCGGGATTCTCGAGAAACACGGCGCCCAAGTTCAGATGGCGAGTGAGCCCGAGGTGGGCACCACCTTCTGGTTCGATCTGCCCCTGGCGAAGGCCGACAAGGATGAGCTGCAGCTGCAAGCGGAACGGCGCAGCCGCAACGCCATCGCCGAGGCGGTCGAGCTTTAG
- the kaiC gene encoding circadian clock protein KaiC — protein MQFPPTSGQPQMQVQKLPTGIEGFDDVCQGGLPIGRSTLISGTSGTGKTVFSLHFLHNGIKQFDEPGIFVTFEESPLDILRNAASFGWNLQEMVEQDKLFILDASPDPDGQDVAGSFDLSGLIERINYAIRKYKAKRVAIDSITAVFQQYDAVFVVRREIFRLIARLKEIGVTTVMTTERIDEYGPIARYGVEEFVSDNVVILRNVLEGERRRRTLEILKLRGTTHMKGEFPFTMGTHGISIFPLGAMRLTQRSSNVRVSSGVPRLDDMCGGGFFKDSIILATGATGTGKTMLVSKFIEDACRNKERAILFAYEESRAQLLRNGTSWGIDFEQMEQDGLLKIICAYPESTGLEDHLQIIKTEISQFKPSRMAIDSLSALARGVSHNAFRQFVIGVTGYAKQEEIAGFFTNTSEEFMGSHSITDSHISTITDTILLLQYVEIRGEMARALNVFKMRGSWHDKGIREFVITGNGPQIKDSFSNFERIISGVPHRVTTDERSELSRIARGVSTED, from the coding sequence ATGCAGTTCCCTCCGACCAGCGGTCAGCCTCAGATGCAGGTTCAAAAGCTCCCGACAGGGATCGAGGGCTTTGATGATGTGTGCCAAGGCGGCCTGCCGATCGGCCGCAGCACGCTGATCAGCGGCACGTCCGGCACCGGCAAGACGGTGTTTTCACTGCACTTCCTCCACAACGGCATCAAACAGTTCGACGAACCCGGCATCTTCGTCACCTTTGAGGAATCGCCCCTCGACATCCTGCGCAATGCCGCCAGCTTCGGCTGGAATCTGCAGGAGATGGTCGAGCAGGACAAACTCTTCATTCTTGATGCCTCACCGGATCCTGACGGTCAGGACGTGGCCGGCAGTTTTGATCTCTCCGGCTTGATCGAGCGGATCAACTACGCCATCCGCAAATACAAGGCCAAGCGCGTTGCCATTGACTCGATCACGGCGGTGTTCCAGCAGTACGACGCTGTGTTCGTCGTGCGCCGTGAGATCTTTCGGTTGATCGCGAGGCTCAAGGAAATCGGCGTCACCACGGTGATGACCACCGAACGGATCGACGAGTACGGCCCGATCGCCCGCTACGGCGTTGAAGAATTTGTGTCCGACAACGTGGTGATTTTGCGCAACGTGCTCGAGGGAGAGCGGCGTCGGCGCACCCTGGAGATTCTCAAGCTGCGGGGCACCACCCACATGAAGGGCGAGTTCCCATTCACGATGGGCACCCATGGCATCAGCATCTTCCCGCTTGGGGCCATGCGCCTCACCCAGCGCTCATCCAACGTCCGGGTCAGTTCCGGCGTGCCGCGCCTGGACGACATGTGCGGCGGTGGTTTCTTCAAGGACTCGATCATCCTGGCCACCGGAGCCACCGGAACGGGCAAGACGATGCTCGTCTCCAAATTCATCGAAGACGCATGCCGTAACAAGGAACGCGCCATCCTGTTCGCCTACGAGGAGTCGCGCGCCCAACTGCTGCGCAACGGCACCAGCTGGGGCATCGACTTCGAGCAGATGGAGCAGGACGGGTTGCTCAAGATCATCTGCGCCTACCCCGAATCCACGGGTCTTGAAGATCACTTGCAGATCATCAAGACGGAGATCAGTCAGTTCAAACCGTCGCGGATGGCGATCGACTCTCTCTCCGCCCTGGCGCGCGGTGTGAGCCACAACGCCTTCCGTCAGTTCGTGATCGGGGTGACCGGCTACGCCAAGCAGGAAGAGATCGCCGGCTTCTTCACGAACACCTCCGAGGAGTTCATGGGCAGCCATTCGATCACGGACTCTCACATCTCCACGATCACCGACACGATCCTGCTGCTGCAGTACGTGGAGATCCGCGGCGAGATGGCCCGTGCCTTGAACGTGTTCAAGATGCGCGGTTCATGGCACGACAAGGGCATCCGCGAATTTGTGATCACGGGCAATGGTCCTCAGATCAAGGATTCCTTCTCCAACTTCGAGCGGATCATCTCCGGTGTGCCCCATCGGGTCACCACCGATGAGCGCAGCGAGTTGTCGCGCATCGCCCGCGGCGTCTCCACCGAGGATTGA
- the kaiB gene encoding circadian clock protein KaiB: MSPRKTYILKLYVAGNTPNSMRALKTLRNILETEFRGVYALKVIDVLKNPQLAEEDKILATPTLSKILPPPVRRIIGDLSDRERVLIGLDLLYDELSDTSLNSSLIDAVDEETDTTISSDP, translated from the coding sequence ATGAGTCCCCGCAAGACCTACATCCTCAAGCTCTACGTGGCGGGCAACACGCCCAATTCGATGCGGGCGCTGAAAACGCTGCGCAACATCCTCGAAACCGAATTCCGGGGGGTGTATGCCCTCAAGGTGATTGACGTGCTCAAAAATCCGCAACTGGCGGAGGAAGACAAGATCCTGGCAACGCCAACGTTGTCCAAGATTCTTCCACCGCCGGTGCGGCGCATCATCGGTGACCTCTCCGATCGCGAGCGGGTGCTGATCGGCCTGGATCTGCTCTACGACGAGCTGTCCGATACGTCGCTCAATTCGAGTTTGATCGATGCGGTCGATGAGGAGACCGACACGACCATTTCTTCAGATCCTTAA
- a CDS encoding circadian clock protein KaiA, which yields MARPALTVALVLGSPALVEACRPWLPANRYESVVLTVDPGETLAAVLGPRQDDFDAVVLEQSLLDAEVKEQLLAAGLLFPAVIVGEVKGQVDYHPEELHLPDDQLAQLGYNVDAAISRFLRQGRADGRQDDSSSSSRAVSNLSDRLQERLGYLGVFYKRDPSRFLGSLPPEERRDLLLSLQRTYRDLLASYFSDPAAANQALESFVNTAFFSDLPITRTVEIHVDLIDEFWKQLSFEGHKHDFLQDYRLALLDVMAHLCEMYRRSIPPDLPLSGTASSRVRRPMDQLDASEESS from the coding sequence ATGGCCAGGCCGGCCCTCACTGTTGCTCTCGTGCTGGGCAGCCCAGCTTTGGTGGAAGCCTGCCGCCCCTGGCTGCCGGCCAATCGTTACGAGTCGGTTGTTCTGACGGTTGATCCTGGGGAGACCCTGGCAGCTGTCCTCGGACCCCGGCAGGACGATTTTGACGCTGTGGTGCTCGAGCAGAGTCTGCTCGACGCTGAGGTCAAGGAGCAACTGCTGGCGGCGGGTCTGCTCTTCCCCGCCGTGATCGTTGGGGAGGTGAAGGGTCAGGTGGATTACCACCCCGAGGAGCTGCATCTGCCCGACGACCAGCTGGCCCAGCTGGGATACAACGTTGATGCGGCCATTTCGCGTTTTCTGCGCCAGGGGCGCGCCGATGGACGCCAGGACGACAGCAGCTCCTCCTCCCGTGCCGTCAGCAACCTCTCCGATCGCCTGCAGGAGCGACTTGGCTACCTAGGTGTTTTTTACAAACGGGATCCATCCCGCTTCCTGGGCAGCCTGCCCCCCGAGGAACGCAGGGATCTGCTGCTGTCGCTTCAACGCACCTATCGGGACCTGCTGGCGAGTTACTTCAGTGATCCGGCTGCGGCCAATCAGGCCTTGGAAAGCTTTGTCAACACCGCTTTTTTCAGTGATCTACCGATCACCCGCACCGTTGAGATCCATGTGGATCTGATCGATGAATTCTGGAAACAATTGAGTTTTGAGGGCCACAAACATGACTTTCTTCAGGATTACCGCCTTGCGCTTCTCGACGTGATGGCGCACCTGTGTGAGATGTACCGGCGGTCCATTCCGCCGGACCTTCCTCTGTCGGGCACGGCCTCTAGCCGTGTACGTCGCCCGATGGATCAGCTCGATGCCTCGGAGGAGTCGTCATGA
- the rplU gene encoding 50S ribosomal protein L21 → MADTKPAAEQSGTYAIVEASGTQIWLQPNRYYDIDRLQAEVDDTIKLENVLLVKDGKGTTLGQPYVKDATVSLKVMAHRRGPKVIVYKMRPKKKTRRKNGHRQELTRVMVESISVGGKAIS, encoded by the coding sequence ATGGCCGACACGAAACCAGCCGCGGAACAGAGCGGGACCTACGCCATCGTTGAGGCGTCAGGAACCCAGATCTGGCTGCAGCCCAACCGCTACTACGACATCGACCGGCTTCAGGCCGAGGTGGATGACACCATCAAGCTTGAAAACGTTCTGCTGGTGAAGGACGGCAAGGGCACCACTCTCGGCCAGCCCTATGTCAAAGACGCCACCGTGTCCCTCAAGGTGATGGCCCATCGCCGCGGACCGAAGGTGATCGTTTACAAAATGCGCCCCAAAAAGAAAACCCGCCGTAAGAATGGTCATCGGCAGGAACTCACCCGGGTGATGGTTGAGTCCATCTCCGTGGGCGGCAAGGCCATCAGCTGA
- the rpmA gene encoding 50S ribosomal protein L27 → MAHKKGTGSTRNGRDSNAKRLGVKAYGGETVTAGSILIRQRGTSVLPGVNVGKGKDDTLFALTDGIVKFESIRRGLRNRKRINITATA, encoded by the coding sequence ATGGCACATAAAAAAGGCACAGGCTCAACCCGTAACGGCCGAGACTCAAACGCCAAACGCCTTGGAGTGAAGGCCTACGGCGGCGAAACCGTCACCGCCGGTTCCATCCTGATTCGCCAGCGCGGCACCTCCGTTCTGCCCGGCGTCAATGTCGGCAAAGGCAAGGACGACACTCTGTTCGCCCTCACCGACGGCATCGTGAAGTTCGAATCGATCCGACGCGGCCTGCGCAACCGCAAGCGCATCAACATAACGGCCACTGCTTGA
- a CDS encoding DUF2127 domain-containing protein encodes MSKAADKGLWLIRLIVIKKVLLAAVLLVISLAALYGDIHYAQLSDFADTWGQADRRLLAAMAQQGAVLGPTRLIQLAVVSALYALLILVAAWGTWFGRRWGEWLLVALLALALPLEIMHALHEQSPRTFVVLGLTVLGLVVTSRRVLR; translated from the coding sequence ATGAGCAAAGCAGCCGACAAGGGACTTTGGCTGATCCGCTTGATCGTGATCAAAAAAGTCCTGCTCGCAGCCGTGCTGCTGGTGATCAGCCTGGCCGCTTTGTATGGCGATATTCATTACGCACAGCTTTCGGACTTCGCCGACACCTGGGGCCAGGCCGATCGCCGGCTTTTGGCAGCCATGGCCCAACAGGGGGCTGTGCTAGGCCCGACGCGCTTGATCCAGTTGGCGGTAGTCTCAGCCCTTTATGCGCTGCTGATCCTCGTTGCAGCTTGGGGCACGTGGTTTGGTCGTCGCTGGGGTGAGTGGTTATTGGTGGCGCTGCTGGCTTTAGCTCTTCCTCTCGAGATCATGCACGCCTTGCACGAACAAAGCCCCAGAACGTTTGTCGTCCTGGGGCTCACAGTTCTGGGGCTGGTGGTAACCAGCCGTCGGGTTTTGCGTTGA
- a CDS encoding class I SAM-dependent methyltransferase, which translates to MPQLRSSTDVDVSPFLADGLGIKQHLSRYLDLTLEQLEQRLPSSTDDLADLHPGAFRPEDATTFYEDTVGTGHLLELAAWHLSSADYIADTLRLQGMAVQGQVLDFGGGIGTHALSAAALPEVDQVWFVDLNPHNQAFVQQRAESLGLADKLSVHRDLSSTGDVRFDAVVCLDVLEHLPDPSAQLLEFHQRMAPGAIALLNWYFFKGHQGEYPFHFDDPALVDGFFRTLQTQFLEVFHPLLITARLYRSLDGSV; encoded by the coding sequence ATGCCCCAGCTCCGCAGTAGCACGGATGTGGACGTCTCCCCTTTTCTGGCGGACGGTTTGGGCATCAAGCAACACCTCAGCCGCTACCTCGACCTCACGCTGGAGCAGCTCGAGCAGCGTCTGCCCAGCAGCACCGACGACCTGGCGGATCTGCACCCTGGTGCGTTCCGGCCGGAGGACGCCACCACCTTTTATGAAGACACGGTTGGTACGGGGCACCTGCTGGAGCTCGCGGCCTGGCATCTTTCCAGTGCGGACTACATCGCCGACACGCTGCGGCTGCAGGGCATGGCGGTGCAGGGCCAGGTGCTGGATTTTGGCGGAGGCATCGGCACCCATGCCCTTTCGGCGGCGGCGCTGCCGGAGGTTGACCAGGTCTGGTTTGTGGATCTCAATCCCCACAACCAGGCTTTTGTGCAGCAACGGGCGGAAAGCCTGGGCCTGGCGGACAAGCTTTCGGTGCATCGTGACCTCAGCAGCACGGGCGATGTGCGTTTCGATGCGGTGGTCTGCCTCGATGTGCTGGAACATCTGCCGGATCCTTCGGCGCAGCTGCTGGAGTTTCACCAGCGCATGGCGCCCGGGGCCATCGCTCTCCTGAACTGGTACTTCTTCAAAGGGCATCAGGGGGAGTACCCCTTCCATTTCGATGATCCGGCCCTGGTGGATGGTTTTTTCCGCACCCTGCAGACTCAGTTCCTGGAGGTGTTCCACCCCCTTCTGATCACGGCCCGGCTTTACCGTTCGCTTGACGGCAGCGTTTGA
- the truB gene encoding tRNA pseudouridine(55) synthase TruB has product MQQSGHPAPAPVNGPFGFVVIDKPAGLTSHACVSRLRRSYGLKRVGHGGTLDPAVTGVLPIALGPATRLLPYLPGEKTYTGVIQLGRRTSSDDLEGELLEQQAWPSFSEAELNSSLEAFRGAIEQHPPQVSAVHVDGERAHAKARRGEAMDLPPRAVTVHRLELLNWDAALGQLSIEVHCSAGTYIRSIARDLGDRIGCGGCLASLRRTQALGFHAHQAHPLPERDAVPPDPLSPLLALGDLPRRDLSEADQIDWRCGRRIAMNPGAGEAVVVCNADGSMAGIGHRESGGLLRPKVVFDAAG; this is encoded by the coding sequence ATGCAACAGTCAGGGCACCCCGCTCCAGCCCCGGTGAACGGCCCCTTCGGCTTCGTGGTGATCGACAAGCCCGCAGGCCTCACCTCCCATGCCTGCGTCAGCCGCCTGCGCCGCAGCTACGGCCTCAAACGGGTGGGTCATGGCGGCACCCTTGATCCTGCCGTCACCGGAGTTCTCCCCATTGCCCTGGGACCGGCCACCCGACTGCTGCCCTACCTCCCAGGGGAGAAGACCTACACCGGGGTGATTCAACTGGGTCGGCGCACCAGCAGCGACGATCTGGAAGGAGAGCTGCTGGAGCAGCAGGCCTGGCCATCCTTCAGTGAAGCCGAGCTCAACAGCAGCCTGGAGGCGTTCCGGGGCGCGATTGAGCAGCATCCGCCGCAGGTCTCCGCCGTCCATGTCGATGGCGAACGGGCCCATGCCAAGGCCAGGCGCGGTGAAGCCATGGATCTGCCGCCACGGGCCGTCACCGTGCACCGGCTGGAGCTGTTGAATTGGGATGCAGCCCTGGGACAGCTGAGCATCGAGGTGCACTGTTCCGCCGGCACCTACATACGCTCGATCGCCCGGGATCTGGGGGACCGCATCGGCTGCGGAGGTTGTCTTGCTTCCCTGCGCCGCACCCAGGCCCTGGGGTTCCACGCGCACCAGGCCCATCCCCTGCCGGAGCGAGACGCTGTGCCGCCCGATCCCCTGTCGCCACTGTTGGCCCTGGGGGACCTGCCCCGGCGTGATCTCAGCGAAGCCGATCAGATCGACTGGCGCTGCGGCCGACGCATCGCCATGAATCCCGGTGCTGGAGAGGCGGTGGTGGTGTGCAACGCCGATGGGAGCATGGCCGGCATCGGCCACCGCGAGAGCGGAGGTTTGCTGCGGCCCAAGGTGGTCTTCGATGCAGCAGGCTGA
- a CDS encoding YebC/PmpR family DNA-binding transcriptional regulator: MAGHSKWSQIKRTKAVVDAKRGAVFTRLGREIMVAARAGADPAGNFQLRTAISKARAAGVPASNIERAIAKGSGQAGDGAQLEDVRYEGYGPGGMAVLVEALTDNRNRTAADLRLAFSKNGGNLGENGCVAYLFEHRSEVILNAGPDDEERLLESLLELDADGYELLDGAVVVHGPFEALESLQDGLRHADWNVREWGHHWSAQTSVSVNDPETARSCLKLLDALDGLDDVRSVSANLDLADELEID; the protein is encoded by the coding sequence ATGGCTGGCCACAGCAAATGGTCCCAGATCAAACGCACCAAGGCCGTCGTCGACGCCAAAAGGGGGGCGGTGTTCACCCGGCTGGGGCGGGAAATCATGGTGGCGGCCCGTGCCGGAGCCGATCCCGCTGGAAATTTTCAGTTGCGTACGGCCATCAGCAAAGCCCGCGCCGCTGGGGTTCCCGCCTCCAACATCGAGCGGGCCATCGCCAAGGGGTCAGGTCAGGCCGGTGATGGGGCCCAACTGGAGGACGTGCGCTACGAGGGCTATGGCCCTGGCGGCATGGCGGTGCTGGTGGAGGCACTCACGGACAACCGCAACCGCACCGCGGCGGATCTGCGGCTTGCCTTCAGTAAGAACGGCGGAAACCTGGGGGAAAACGGCTGCGTGGCCTATCTGTTTGAACACCGCAGCGAAGTGATCCTCAACGCCGGCCCCGACGATGAGGAACGGCTACTGGAAAGCCTCCTGGAGCTGGACGCTGATGGCTATGAACTCCTGGACGGGGCTGTGGTGGTGCACGGCCCGTTCGAGGCCTTGGAGAGCCTTCAGGACGGCTTGCGCCACGCAGACTGGAATGTGAGGGAGTGGGGCCATCACTGGTCCGCCCAGACGAGCGTTTCGGTGAATGATCCCGAGACCGCCCGCAGCTGCCTCAAGCTGCTGGATGCCCTCGATGGGCTCGATGATGTGCGCAGCGTCAGCGCCAACCTGGATCTGGCCGACGAACTGGAGATCGATTGA